From the Mycoplasmatota bacterium genome, one window contains:
- the pyk gene encoding pyruvate kinase produces MTKEFKKTKIICTIGPKSESKEIMGQLVDAGMNVIRMNFSHGDYEEHGQRIKNIREINEEKGTNVALLLDTKGPEIRTHKFSSGDEPTIITVGTKVKVYMNEVLGTEEKFSITYSGLIDDVEVNGTILVDDGYLELKIIDKGEDSEGKYILTEALNTHPVKNRRGINVPGAKLNMPFISEKDRNDIIFACEQKLDFIAASFVRRASDVLEIKDILKAHNGENIQLISKIENKEGVENAEEILEVCEGIMVARGDLGVEVPAEEVPVIQKRIIRQCNEVGKIVVTATQMLESMQKNPRPTRAEVSDVANAVLDGTDAVMLSGESAAGSYPVRSAQTQALIAMRLEEEINHEIMINRAILSSPHTIESAIGLSVCDSAADLGASVIVAATMSGYTARLISKYRPTCPIIAVTPSHDTARSLALNWGVTPVVVSEVESSEDLVKIAEKVAVEVAGLGKGEIAIITAGVAKRNSTNLMKIYEVK; encoded by the coding sequence GTGACTAAAGAATTTAAAAAGACTAAAATTATTTGTACAATTGGTCCTAAATCAGAGAGTAAAGAGATCATGGGTCAATTAGTTGATGCAGGAATGAATGTTATCAGAATGAATTTTTCTCATGGTGACTATGAAGAACATGGGCAAAGAATCAAAAACATTCGTGAAATCAATGAAGAAAAAGGAACAAATGTTGCATTATTATTAGACACAAAAGGTCCAGAAATTCGTACACATAAATTTTCATCAGGAGATGAACCTACAATTATTACTGTAGGGACAAAAGTAAAAGTGTATATGAATGAAGTGTTAGGAACTGAAGAAAAATTTTCAATCACTTATTCAGGTTTAATTGATGATGTTGAAGTTAATGGTACAATATTAGTTGATGATGGATATTTAGAATTAAAAATTATCGATAAAGGTGAAGATAGTGAAGGTAAATATATTTTAACTGAAGCGTTAAATACACACCCAGTTAAAAATCGTCGTGGAATTAATGTTCCTGGGGCTAAATTAAACATGCCTTTTATTTCAGAAAAAGATCGAAACGATATAATATTTGCTTGTGAACAAAAACTAGATTTTATCGCAGCATCCTTTGTACGTCGTGCATCTGATGTATTAGAGATAAAAGACATTTTAAAAGCACATAATGGAGAAAATATACAATTAATTTCTAAAATAGAAAACAAAGAGGGCGTTGAAAACGCTGAAGAAATATTAGAAGTTTGTGAAGGAATCATGGTAGCTCGTGGTGATTTAGGAGTTGAAGTTCCAGCTGAAGAAGTACCAGTTATTCAAAAACGAATTATTCGTCAATGTAATGAAGTAGGGAAAATAGTTGTAACTGCAACACAAATGCTTGAATCAATGCAAAAAAATCCACGTCCTACAAGAGCTGAGGTATCTGATGTAGCCAATGCTGTATTAGATGGAACAGATGCTGTAATGTTATCAGGGGAATCAGCTGCAGGAAGTTACCCTGTACGTTCAGCTCAAACACAAGCCTTAATTGCTATGCGTTTAGAAGAAGAAATTAATCATGAGATAATGATTAATCGTGCTATTTTATCTAGTCCTCATACGATTGAATCTGCAATTGGATTATCAGTTTGTGATTCTGCTGCTGATTTAGGGGCTAGTGTGATTGTTGCTGCAACTATGTCAGGATATACTGCTCGATTAATTTCTAAATATCGACCAACATGCCCAATCATTGCTGTAACCCCATCACATGATACTGCTAGATCACTTGCTTTAAATTGGGGTGTTACTCCAGTGGTTGTGAGTGAAGTAGAGTCTAGTGAAGATTTAGTTAAGATTGCTGAGAAAGTAGCAGTTGAAGTAGCTGGTTTAGGTAAAGGTGAGATTGCCATTATCACAGCTGGTGTTGCTAAACGTAATTCTACAAACTTAATGAAAATATATGAAGTAAAATAA
- the pfkA gene encoding 6-phosphofructokinase, with protein sequence MIKRLGILTSGGDAPGMNACIRAIARQALKYGIEVFGIKNGYAGLVKGEIFQLESFDVSEKLNRGGTFLGTARLPEFKNPEVRQIAIEQLKKYQIDAIVVIGGDGSFMGAKKLTEMGVKCIGVPGTIDNDISSTDYTIGFDTALNTIVEAIDKLRDTTSSHYRCSVVEIMGRHCGDLTIYGGIATGVEDLIIPEKGFDIDEVISRIEHAKNKGKKHFIIALAELLTDPIELARKIEERTGVETRATIIGHLQRGGTPTASDRVLASRLGAYSVELLVQGLGGRCVGIHNNQLVNFDIYEALEMQKRDNLNLYNLCKTLS encoded by the coding sequence ATGATAAAACGTCTTGGTATTTTAACATCAGGTGGAGATGCACCAGGAATGAATGCATGTATTAGAGCAATAGCTAGACAAGCATTGAAATATGGTATTGAAGTCTTTGGAATTAAAAATGGGTATGCTGGCTTAGTAAAAGGTGAGATTTTTCAACTAGAATCATTTGATGTAAGTGAAAAGTTGAATCGAGGTGGAACTTTTCTAGGTACAGCACGATTACCTGAATTTAAAAACCCTGAAGTTCGACAAATTGCGATTGAACAATTAAAAAAATACCAAATAGATGCAATTGTTGTAATCGGTGGTGATGGTTCTTTCATGGGTGCTAAAAAATTAACTGAAATGGGTGTTAAATGTATTGGTGTCCCTGGAACTATTGACAATGATATTTCATCAACAGACTATACTATTGGATTTGATACAGCTCTAAATACAATTGTTGAAGCAATTGACAAATTAAGAGATACGACATCAAGTCATTATCGTTGTAGTGTTGTTGAAATTATGGGAAGACATTGTGGCGATTTAACAATCTATGGTGGTATTGCTACTGGTGTCGAAGATTTAATTATTCCTGAAAAAGGGTTTGATATTGATGAAGTTATTTCTCGAATTGAACACGCAAAAAATAAAGGGAAAAAGCATTTTATCATAGCTTTAGCTGAATTATTAACTGATCCGATTGAACTTGCACGAAAGATTGAAGAACGTACAGGTGTTGAAACACGTGCTACAATTATCGGGCATTTACAACGTGGTGGTACACCTACCGCATCTGACCGTGTATTAGCAAGTCGTCTAGGAGCTTATTCGGTTGAGTTACTTGTTCAAGGATTAGGTGGACGTTGTGTAGGGATACACAATAATCAATTAGTTAATTTCGATATCTATGAAGCATTAGAAATGCAGAAAAGAGATAATCTTAATTTATACAACTTATGCAAAACATTATCTTAG
- a CDS encoding HAD family phosphatase produces MKNKHLILLDLDGTTLYDWQSMTDETIQAIHQVKALGHEICIATGRPYRSSKVFYDQLELKTPIINYNGALIHHPYNSHFDEITREIDLNYILKVFNEIDHLIENAFCEYYEDIYLYKESKDIMPLIHPEGGKIIIGDFKETLHLNPNGFILLTYPDCYQEVEAFLSENFKGILDFRNWGGDYQQIIEIYTPETSKGNAMRYIQSYFDIPKERTISFGDGENDVEMIKDAGIGVAMENAVDSVKKAAKHITLSNKDNGVAHFLRKFFKLS; encoded by the coding sequence ATGAAAAATAAACATTTAATTTTATTAGATTTAGATGGAACGACACTTTATGATTGGCAAAGCATGACTGATGAAACGATACAAGCCATTCATCAAGTGAAGGCTCTTGGTCATGAAATATGTATCGCAACAGGAAGACCTTATCGTTCATCTAAAGTTTTTTATGACCAATTAGAACTTAAAACACCAATCATTAACTATAATGGTGCTTTAATTCATCATCCATATAATTCTCACTTTGATGAAATTACAAGAGAAATTGATTTAAACTACATCCTTAAAGTATTTAATGAGATTGATCATTTAATAGAAAATGCTTTTTGTGAATATTATGAAGATATCTATCTTTACAAAGAAAGTAAAGATATTATGCCCCTTATTCATCCTGAAGGAGGGAAAATTATAATAGGAGATTTCAAGGAAACACTACATTTAAATCCTAATGGTTTTATTTTATTGACTTATCCAGATTGTTATCAAGAAGTTGAAGCCTTTTTATCAGAAAACTTTAAAGGCATATTAGATTTTAGAAATTGGGGTGGAGATTACCAACAAATCATTGAAATATATACGCCTGAAACTAGCAAAGGAAATGCGATGCGATATATTCAAAGCTACTTTGATATTCCAAAAGAACGCACAATTTCTTTCGGAGATGGTGAAAATGATGTTGAAATGATTAAAGATGCAGGTATTGGTGTGGCGATGGAAAATGCGGTTGATTCTGTTAAAAAAGCCGCAAAACACATTACCTTAAGTAATAAAGATAATGGTGTTGCCCACTTTTTGAGAAAGTTTTTTAAATTATCTTGA
- the clpB gene encoding ATP-dependent chaperone ClpB codes for MDINQFTEKMQQAISSAQNLALSNHHQQVEIEHLMISLANATEGLLRRVFELSQNNSKQFILELNQLIDSLPKVESENQQLYISNALNQLLIDANHHKNKLKDDYLSVEHVILAYFKINHYKHKEIIKKLDIQYKEIEKTIDKIRGNQKVKTQNPEASYEVLEKYGRDLVKEAKNHKVDPVIGRDEEIRRAIRILSRKTKNNPVLIGEPGVGKTAIVEGLAQRIVKNDIPETLKDRTIFELDMASLVAGAKYRGEFEERLKAVLNEIKQSEGKIILFIDEIHTIVGAGKTEGAMDAGNLLKPMLARGELHCIGATTLNEYRKYIEKDSALERRFQKVLVDEPSIEDTISILRGLKERFEVHHGVKIADSAIIAAASLSERYITDRFLPDKAIDLIDEACATIRIEIDSMPEELDQVTRKIMQYEIEERALKKEKDQLSLERLSNLQREIANLKDKHREMKAKYEKEKAGINQLQDAKAKLDKAKHDLEIAESKYDLNKAAEIKYGVIPIIENQIRELGNKEEQNNMLRENVTEEEIAEIISRWTKIPLAKLVQGEKEKLLNLQDILRKRVKGQEKAVELVANAIIRARAGIKDPNKPIGSFLFLGPTGVGKTEVAKSLAEALFDSEEHIVRIDMSEYMEKFSVSRLIGAPPGYVGYEEGGQLTEAVRRKPYSIVLLDEIEKAHREVFNILLQILDDGRITDSQGRTVDFKNTIIIMTSNIGSLHLLENNIENAYDLIDRELKNHFKPEFLNRIDEIVKFSLLNEEVIVKVVEKFIDELKVRLKEQTIDILVKPEVLEYIAKTGYDSVYGARPLKRFIQRHVETPIAHKIISNEIKPHQVITINMKDRNIIIE; via the coding sequence GTGGATATTAATCAATTTACTGAGAAAATGCAACAAGCGATAAGTAGTGCTCAAAATTTAGCATTAAGTAATCATCATCAACAAGTTGAAATTGAACACTTAATGATTTCTTTAGCAAATGCTACTGAAGGATTGTTAAGACGTGTCTTTGAATTGAGTCAAAATAACAGCAAACAATTCATTTTAGAATTAAATCAATTAATTGATAGTTTACCGAAAGTAGAAAGTGAAAATCAGCAGTTATATATTTCAAATGCTTTAAATCAATTATTAATTGATGCAAATCATCATAAGAACAAATTAAAAGATGATTACTTATCAGTAGAACATGTCATTTTGGCATATTTTAAAATAAATCATTATAAACATAAAGAAATAATTAAAAAATTAGATATTCAATATAAAGAGATTGAAAAAACGATTGATAAGATAAGAGGGAATCAAAAAGTGAAAACACAAAATCCAGAAGCAAGTTATGAAGTATTAGAGAAATATGGTCGCGATTTAGTTAAAGAGGCAAAAAATCATAAAGTTGACCCTGTGATTGGTCGTGATGAAGAAATTAGAAGAGCAATTAGAATATTATCACGGAAAACAAAAAATAATCCGGTCTTAATTGGGGAACCCGGTGTAGGAAAGACAGCTATTGTAGAAGGGTTAGCTCAAAGAATTGTTAAAAATGATATTCCTGAAACTTTAAAAGATAGAACCATCTTTGAATTAGATATGGCTAGTCTAGTAGCTGGAGCTAAATATCGTGGTGAATTTGAAGAACGTTTAAAAGCTGTGCTAAATGAAATTAAACAAAGTGAAGGGAAAATTATCCTATTCATTGACGAAATTCATACAATTGTAGGTGCAGGTAAAACAGAAGGTGCAATGGATGCAGGAAATTTATTAAAACCAATGTTAGCTCGTGGAGAACTTCATTGTATTGGTGCTACAACATTAAATGAATATCGAAAATACATTGAAAAAGATTCTGCATTAGAACGACGTTTTCAAAAAGTATTAGTTGATGAACCATCAATTGAAGACACAATCAGTATTTTACGGGGGTTAAAGGAACGATTTGAGGTGCATCATGGGGTTAAAATCGCTGATAGTGCGATTATTGCTGCTGCTAGTTTATCAGAACGATATATAACTGATCGGTTTTTACCAGATAAAGCAATTGATTTAATTGATGAGGCCTGTGCAACCATACGAATAGAGATTGATTCAATGCCAGAAGAATTAGATCAAGTAACACGTAAAATTATGCAATATGAAATTGAAGAGAGAGCATTGAAGAAAGAAAAAGATCAATTATCACTGGAAAGATTAAGTAACCTTCAAAGAGAGATTGCTAATTTGAAAGATAAACATAGAGAAATGAAGGCCAAATATGAAAAAGAAAAAGCTGGGATTAATCAGTTGCAAGATGCAAAAGCAAAATTAGATAAAGCCAAACATGATTTAGAAATTGCTGAAAGTAAATATGATTTAAATAAAGCAGCTGAAATAAAATATGGTGTTATTCCTATTATTGAAAATCAAATTAGAGAATTAGGAAATAAAGAAGAGCAAAATAATATGTTAAGAGAAAATGTAACAGAGGAAGAAATCGCTGAGATTATATCACGTTGGACTAAAATTCCATTAGCAAAACTTGTTCAAGGCGAAAAAGAGAAATTACTCAATTTACAAGATATTTTACGAAAACGCGTTAAAGGTCAAGAAAAAGCAGTTGAACTCGTGGCGAATGCGATAATTAGAGCAAGAGCGGGAATTAAAGATCCAAATAAACCAATTGGTTCGTTCTTATTTTTAGGACCAACAGGGGTTGGTAAAACAGAGGTTGCAAAATCATTAGCTGAAGCTTTATTTGATAGTGAAGAACATATCGTAAGAATTGATATGAGTGAATATATGGAGAAGTTTAGTGTTTCTCGTTTAATTGGTGCTCCTCCTGGTTATGTTGGATATGAAGAAGGTGGACAGTTGACCGAAGCGGTAAGACGCAAACCATATTCAATTGTTTTACTAGATGAAATAGAAAAAGCACATCGTGAGGTATTTAATATATTACTTCAAATATTAGATGATGGGCGTATTACAGATTCTCAAGGAAGAACAGTTGACTTTAAAAATACAATCATAATAATGACATCAAATATTGGGTCATTACATTTATTAGAAAATAATATAGAAAATGCATATGACTTAATTGATAGAGAATTAAAAAATCATTTTAAACCTGAATTTTTAAATCGGATTGATGAGATTGTAAAATTTAGTCTACTAAATGAAGAAGTTATTGTTAAGGTAGTAGAAAAATTTATTGATGAATTAAAAGTTAGATTAAAGGAACAAACCATAGATATTTTAGTTAAGCCGGAAGTTTTAGAATATATCGCTAAAACAGGGTATGATTCAGTTTATGGAGCGAGACCATTGAAACGCTTTATCCAACGTCATGTTGAAACACCGATTGCTCATAAAATCATAAGTAATGAAATAAAACCACATCAAGTTATTACAATCAATATGAAAGACAGGAATATTATAATAGAATAA
- a CDS encoding MATE family efflux transporter — protein MILKMSNEEKRQIVLKGNLYKGLLVLSIPIVVNNLMHTLYNLADTLWVSKISKADTEVSAISLVWPVLMLFIAFGMGIQIAGTSLMSQYIGANEKEKASKLASQIFMFSFLIGLLMMVLAYLFAPSILHLMRDNKDPETYILGLSYLRIMFIGISLDFCLLVFTSMRQAYGDTLTPVLFTGSSVILNVLLDPLFIIIFKLGVPGVAYATILAKLIVMPFWLHKAFLDKKSIHLIIKHMKLKWKMVKKIVKVMIPASFSGSLTALGFTVLNAFIISYGDSTMAAFGIGNRITSLIMMPAMGIGSALAFYIGQNIGNENYKRAKESFYTSLKLTLLMMFIGMVIILPYPVRINIVKIFLREEESITLAVTYMMFVGLNIPLMGIFQNFNGVFVGSGKSIYSFIMSMTRLWGIRIPLILIFKHFTNLGSSGIWYAMVLSNVIVCILGLFLYKFGEWKRKIV, from the coding sequence ATGATATTAAAAATGAGTAATGAAGAAAAAAGACAAATTGTTTTAAAAGGTAATCTATATAAGGGATTATTAGTTTTATCTATTCCAATTGTGGTTAACAATTTGATGCATACCTTATATAATCTTGCAGATACTTTATGGGTCTCTAAGATAAGTAAGGCTGATACAGAAGTATCGGCTATTAGTCTTGTTTGGCCTGTTTTAATGCTATTTATAGCCTTTGGAATGGGAATACAAATTGCCGGAACCTCATTAATGAGTCAATACATAGGTGCAAATGAAAAAGAAAAAGCCAGTAAGTTGGCAAGTCAAATTTTTATGTTTTCTTTTTTAATTGGACTATTAATGATGGTACTGGCCTATTTATTTGCGCCATCTATTTTGCATTTAATGAGAGATAATAAGGATCCAGAAACATATATATTAGGTTTAAGTTATTTAAGGATTATGTTTATAGGGATATCTTTAGATTTTTGTTTGTTAGTGTTTACGTCAATGCGTCAAGCCTATGGTGATACCTTAACGCCGGTATTGTTTACAGGGAGCTCAGTTATCTTAAACGTTTTATTAGATCCGTTATTTATAATAATATTTAAATTAGGTGTTCCAGGAGTTGCTTATGCAACTATTTTAGCTAAATTAATTGTAATGCCTTTTTGGTTACATAAAGCCTTTCTTGATAAAAAAAGTATTCATCTTATTATAAAACATATGAAATTGAAATGGAAAATGGTTAAAAAGATTGTGAAGGTAATGATACCAGCATCATTTAGTGGATCATTAACTGCATTAGGCTTTACCGTATTAAATGCATTTATTATTTCATATGGAGATTCTACAATGGCTGCTTTTGGTATAGGAAACCGGATTACAAGCTTAATTATGATGCCAGCGATGGGAATTGGAAGTGCGTTAGCATTTTATATAGGTCAAAATATAGGTAATGAGAATTATAAACGCGCAAAGGAATCATTTTATACATCACTAAAATTAACACTACTTATGATGTTTATAGGGATGGTGATTATATTACCTTATCCTGTTAGGATAAATATCGTTAAGATTTTTTTACGAGAAGAAGAATCCATTACATTAGCTGTAACTTATATGATGTTTGTGGGACTTAATATTCCACTTATGGGTATATTCCAAAATTTCAATGGCGTATTTGTAGGGTCTGGTAAGAGTATTTATTCATTTATTATGTCAATGACAAGATTATGGGGGATAAGGATTCCTTTAATACTTATTTTTAAGCATTTTACTAATCTTGGTAGTAGTGGTATTTGGTATGCAATGGTACTGAGTAATGTTATAGTTTGTATATTAGGGTTGTTTTTGTATAAGTTTGGTGAGTGGAAAAGAAAAATTGTATAA
- a CDS encoding 8-oxo-dGTP diphosphatase, whose translation MTYQQKKEFVKILLIILFASLVFFSLLRFWYLLLVSIILILLLSYYYFKIDKIRETTLCLIVKNQHVLMMLRNKKKDDVHINKYNGLGGKVEKGESKYNCVLREVYEEAGIKLTKYNYVGQVVFKNFGYEVGKEVMYCFVGYDYENEIGDCNEGELSWIPKDKVMALPLWEGDQYFLMNIIMNKPFSAYLHYEEDKVIDYKIIYK comes from the coding sequence ATGACATATCAACAAAAAAAGGAGTTCGTAAAAATATTACTTATTATTTTGTTTGCCTCACTTGTATTTTTTAGTCTGCTTAGATTTTGGTATTTATTATTAGTGTCAATCATCCTTATATTACTACTAAGTTATTATTATTTTAAAATAGATAAAATTCGTGAAACAACCTTATGTTTAATAGTTAAAAATCAACATGTTTTAATGATGCTTAGAAATAAAAAGAAAGATGATGTACATATAAATAAGTATAATGGTTTGGGTGGAAAAGTAGAAAAAGGTGAATCTAAATATAACTGTGTTTTGCGTGAAGTATATGAAGAAGCAGGTATTAAATTGACGAAATACAATTATGTTGGTCAAGTAGTTTTTAAGAATTTTGGTTATGAAGTTGGTAAAGAAGTAATGTATTGTTTCGTAGGGTATGACTATGAAAATGAAATTGGTGACTGTAATGAAGGAGAATTATCCTGGATTCCAAAAGATAAAGTTATGGCTTTACCTTTATGGGAAGGTGATCAATATTTTTTAATGAATATTATTATGAATAAACCATTTAGTGCTTACTTACACTACGAAGAAGATAAAGTCATTGATTATAAAATTATATATAAATAA
- a CDS encoding DUF2085 domain-containing protein, translating to MKKNFFDVFFHCHKLPERSFFYKDKQFPICSRCTGIFIGYIIGIISLILGIFFPFLILKFWISILLIIPMLIDGSIQFFTHYRSNNYKRLITGVLAGFGIIFFLYYIALLGMAHGRWVVDHLLSYF from the coding sequence TTGAAAAAAAATTTTTTTGATGTCTTCTTTCATTGTCATAAATTACCAGAGCGCTCCTTTTTTTACAAAGATAAACAATTCCCTATCTGTAGCCGTTGTACGGGGATTTTTATTGGATATATTATTGGGATTATATCTTTAATACTAGGTATATTTTTCCCTTTCCTTATTCTTAAGTTTTGGATTTCAATATTACTCATTATCCCAATGCTAATAGATGGCTCAATTCAATTTTTTACTCATTATAGAAGTAATAATTATAAAAGATTAATTACAGGTGTCTTAGCTGGATTCGGTATTATCTTTTTTCTATATTACATAGCTCTTCTTGGAATGGCACATGGTAGATGGGTAGTTGACCATCTATTATCTTATTTCTAA